The genomic interval agagtgactgGCCATCTAGGGTTAGGGTTTCCAGTATAAAGAAAGACAAACCATCTAATTATTCTAATACATGGTCTTCTATGATGTAGTAGAGTGGTCTTCAATACAGAGATGAGCCATCTGTTAACAGAGTGCAGTGCAGTATGGAAGCATGAGGCAGTGCTGACAGACATCGTAATGTTACCTTGAGAGCTAACTCCGGTGATCAGCATAAGAACTGTTCCAAGTATAGGCAGCGGAAGCCATGACACAGATGACAGATGTCTGCACATGATGGTACACTGAAGATCATATAAACCTGTAAAAATGAATTGACACTTCAAGCACACTGCAGCCAAAGTAATTTAATCAGGTCCACCACAGAATTTGAGCCCATTTGACATACTATAAGGGTCAGGTAAGTCAGACATACTGTAAACTGTTACGGATTAAATATGAATGACAGGGGCACCTGCAACTTACTATCAGGCATGATAGGCACACACAGAACATTATAAAATGCCTTTCCCTATTCAGAATTTGGTCTAAGACATCACTGTGGCTGGAGGTGAGTAGGCTACAGAGGTGCGTGGACCAAAACTCAATAGTATCAACAAATACATCATGACACTGCACAGTATTTTGTGGTCCCATTGAGACCAGCACTTGCTGTCCTATGAAACAACCTGTTTCCCCAAGGGGTAAGTGCACATGATCTGAAGCACAAGTGGTTTTTTAATGTAGCCAcacaaatgtaattacagtgtGGACACATAATTTGCCTCATGGAGCATACATTTGTGCAAGAGTCAAAAGGAGCTTCCCTTCCAAACAGTTGTCATTAGGAACGCCACTTTAACTAATTACAAGACAAACATTATTTAACAGCTGTTTTATGTCTGAATGTGTGGGTGAGTCAGAGAATAACCAACAAGAGGTGAACcacaaagtttcaagagtgtaTGGAGTGTCACAATGATTAATGGCTGCAATGCGAAATCACATAACTTAAGTTCTGACATCATAAGCTTCAGACCTACTATTTCCTTCTGATTTAAAGTAATAGAGAAAAgaccatgggcgtagatttagggtgggacgctaaggactagtcctaatcaaaattttaagatgacaaaattgtccccaccaatattttagcaaacttatttgtactgctgatcattccgacagccagcacaatacaagaaacgtcagggttatctgacacgcagtctacacgcatggagaatgccaatgcacaggctactttgcagtggccgtcaagcgagcaggtgcgtcaacgacaacggtaagttaccagggctgtctgccaatacataccccataaaaggccaaagtaaaacattttgatattgaatttgactgacagagctttcaattcggcagccgtggccggttagcgcttcggacttgtaaccggagggttgccgattcgaaccccgacccctcattgctacccgagcgctgctgttgttgcaggcagctcactgcgccgggattagtgtgtgcttcacctcactgtgtgctgagtgtttcacggattgggataaatgcagagattatattttcttaaatgcagagattaaaatatacttatacttacaattaaccacattataatcaataggccaaaatcataattgtgtatctgtgccgaatttcgtaattcaagtccagtgtagaactgaataagaaaatcataaggctgtatatcttgaacttaaagtatgtgagaaacttgacttgccttaatatctccaacctcaagtatgcagctaataaggaaatataattgttatttaattaaacacggtgaacttctccccactgtgcaatgcagaaaaggatgctacaaggaagggaattcaaacacactcaacaccttaccatctattgatgtcattgtggttcattgagatatctgacattttttctgttaattggcttggatacaaaaggacattgttgcctttgtcggtgtccttatgtgaacttgcacaggtaaccttgctcatctttacttgcgtacgacttcacgccagtgcttcagggcagcctcacattagctgattgcaataaacattaaccattgttgcctaattaccaattattcatgaagtagtatctacttttttttagtgtttttcacatagtattttgcagtatttttaaaatacaaaaatacacaccaataaagtattttgatacaaaatacagagccatgtccttcaacccaataaaataaaaatgacaaaatactattttgtatttgaaatacatattacatgtttcagaaatcttgacatgtctaagttttgggttgcaatatacaggtagtgggctctgttaattttaatgagtaggcctaagcctaagttacagcatttctatcacaattgaccagactttgacctttggtctgcttttaacaaaattctggctatgattgttccttgtattgcatcatgagccatcactgtgcctattgcattctactgttgttagccttaagcctagctcagtcattatgttataccacatcaccctccattagaagtgcaatgagctgcattgagcataataaactgcatttagaattccaaattcatatttctagatattttggtgaaagtaactcaaaagtaatacaatagtagtgtcaTGTCAGCATCAATCTCACGCACACGGAACACATCTTTAGACCAACATCAGGTATATTGTCTAATATCTGCCTCTGCCTACAACGACACATTCTCACTTACTTGGCGTGCCACTCACGCTATCAGCATGAATCACACGCTCTTACGCACACAGAAGAAATGTCACGCCAAAtccattcttcttttttttttaatccgtTCTTTTTCTGTTGATTACTAGACTAGACCACAGCTTTGTTTCAAAATGACAGGAGACGAGTTTAAGGCATAGGCCCTATAGATAAACAGCAGGTAGGTCTAATATCTGCCTACAACGAGACACTGCAGAATTAACATTGTGTAGAGTGTTGTACTGAGCGTAAAAGTTATCATGATGATCTAATGGCCAGAAAAAGCTGGATTTGTGTATTTGCGGTTCACCAAGCTGTTACATATCTTCATATACATAAGCTGATAAACCTAATTCAATGCAGGCTAGATGCAATCACCATGACTATCCATGAACACAGTAGGCTATATCTTTACACTTGCAATGGAAACTCAGTGGGCGCATTACCACAACAGATGTTGTACGCAACATGTTGTCACACAGCCCTCAAAGTTAGCGTACGTTGTGAATGGGTCCTTATTCACCATGAGTCAAATGGGAATTTACCTGAGGCCGTACGTCTCCTTGTGCAGTTTATTCCGACGGTGCGGGCCAAGTCCCGAGCATTCCAAAGACCTGGGTGTCAACAGGCGTTCAACCTTCTTGTGTCTGTCGATCCCTTATCAACCGTTGTCTCTAGAGGGACTAGGTGTGAAATTTGATATGGGTCTTCAGGGTTTCCAACAAGAACATGGGCGGGGTAACTTTTGGGAAGGGTATAAATTCTCCTGGGAAATAATTTCTCCCTCTGTTGTGACTTGTCTCCGAAAGACAAAGCAAACGCCCGGCGCGAGCGACATGCCATTTTGATTCCTTTTTGCAGACATTCCCGAAACTGCATGATCTTTTCACTTGATTCTGGTCTTATGTAATTTATGTGAAATGACTCTCaaaatatgtaggcctaaaATGTTGTCAGTTAAAAAATTGAAAGAATGGTGGGGGCAGTAGGCTAGCCTCTACTGCGCTCCCACAGTGAGCAGCAGGCAGTGCACTCACCAGGACAACGGTACAGTAATGATGACCTTTCCAAAAAAACTCCTGGAGtcataaatgttacaaatgaaTGACGACATGCGAAGAAACTGCGAGAAACCAATTAGATGTACTTGATATAGCATATTTGAAATGTGTCTACAGGTTTTTATTTTTGAACAgcctgtttttgtgttttttttccgtaAGCTCATAAAACACAGTAGCTTATCACATCAAACTCAAGGCCCTTAGTGACACAgcagtgtaggctacacaccTAACAACCAATCTGTCATCATCTTTTTTGTTATCAGCTACTTAATGCAGAGTCCCTTCttttaaacaaaaaatatatttagtaaAACTTGAAATTTGAGCCAAATATTTAAAACATTCCCAGCTAGCTGTAAGTCCCTCTTGTTTATAAAATGCATAGTCTAAAAAAAGTACCATCATCTGTGCCAGTTTAGCAGACTGCAGGGACACTCAACAAATATATTTTCTCTTCACTCAGACTAAGTAAACAGCATTGGCTGATGGGTGATGGGTTTGCATCATCATTTAAAATTGttaatgttaaagaatgtgtttgtgttgtatgtatgctgctgctgagaccttgaatttcccctggggatcaataaagtatctatctatctatctatctatctatctatctatctatctatctatctatctattagcaATAAGTAAAAATGAGAGCAGCTTTGAAAATAACTTTGCGTTGTTAATTTGGCATCTTGCTTTCTCTTCTGGGGTGTCTTTGTCCCTGCGGCTGCTTTATGAATCAACCCCTGTACGCATGTTGATTCATTTTCCTACACAAACTCAagtcaaattcaatcagattaaTAATCTTCTCCATCTATAACTGCTGCCTCGCTCTCTATATTGCTCTTCTATGCTTGCCGCATGAAAGTAAACCTATTTTAAACGGAAATCGTCACGGCCGTCACTCCGCAGGGAAAGGTACAagacctcctctctcttccgaTTTGTGGAATCTAATTGCGAGGAGCAAGAATCATGTCAGTGATGTGCTCTATACCCAAAGAGACACAGAGCCAGGAAGACAAGGGTGGTGTGCTGTAGAGACTGTGGTATGGATCACGCAGCGAATGCAAACAGCCCATTTATAAAATCCACAAACAACAAATGTAAACAATTGTGTGAATGAGGTGTAATTCATTAATTAAGTTAATGGTTTGGACATAGCTTTAGCAAATAATCACAGCTGTTCATCAACTAACATGTGTTCCATctaaacagaacagaacagaatctGATTATTCTAGTAAACTATTCGTAAAGGCCACAAAAAAATGGTTCTGACACTTCACGGGACTGTAGTAACTgaccccacctcccctcccaTCCATTGGCAAACAACTGTCATGTCAGTTGGTCATCTCAGTAATGTGGTAACGCTCCCCATGTGCATCTTTAATCCATTTTTAAGAAATCATGTCTGACATGGGAAGATACTAGTAGGTCCATAGTTAACAGAATGCACCATCTTTGCTGAGGTACAGTACTGTTTTACAGTCTCTGTGGTCAATGTGACCATTCTTGGGATGAGAAAGATCCCGCATAATATCCTCCTCCATTGTGGAGATCTTTATGTGGGGCTCAAGCGCAAGCAGACCGAACGACAAACTGAGCAGTGTTCACTCGCGCTCAGTGCAGGATCTCCTGCTCTTCGTCTTCGTCGtacacctcctcttcctcctctcggTGTAGGAGAGGAAGCTCGATCTCAGGGCCTTCTTTACAGGGCAGCTGCCTCACAGAGTGTGCCTTAGCTTAAAAATATAGACATATAGACATCTTTACATAAGTACAGAAAAtaattaccgtattttccggactataagtcgcactttttttcatagtttggctggtcctgagactgaggtgcaacatatatatatatttatatagatgttttttttctcttcatgacacattttttgactggtgcgacttatagtccggaaaatacggtactaatttttgtacagaaaaaaaattgtgcccaacaaataaaaaaataagtacataaatatgttttaaataaatgaacacattTCTAGCAGCAAACATGATTCTTATTTTCTCTGAACAGGGTTCTTTTTTAGTGAGCATTTCCTGTTGTAAAATCGCATGGCGTATACAAGATCAAGATCATCCTACCTTTGTAGTAAGTCTTAAGGCCAACATGCAGAGAGATgcctgacagacagacaaagaagcCCAGCCAGTTAACCAGACTCATTCTGTCTCCCATGAACACCTCTGCCAGCAACAAGGTGCTCACTTCCTAaatagtggagagagagaaagaagagagaaagaagagagaaaaagagaaagaaagaaagaaagaaagatagatagagagagagagagataagagggaGAGTAAGAGCTGGGTGCTGATGCTCTGATCTATCTATTGGATGCCTGACAGCTTTTAATTAGGTGATACAAACTGATGTATCCAGCCACAAAGATTTCTGGGAGTTTTGTGCTGAGTAAAAGCTGGTCCACACCCCCAACATCAATTGTGGTGTTAATTTGGGGTTAACTTGCTTGGGTAACTCCCTTGTCCTGAACTGTGCAATAGGCTAACATAGGCCAGGCCTAGCCTAGGGAATAGCCTACTACTATACTATAAAGACCACACGTAAAAAGGCTCCCAGACCCACCTTGAATATCCCagcgatggagagagtgaggctGGACGTTCGCGAGACCAGCAGGAACTCGGAGAAGCCCAGCCCAAAGGCCAATGAGCCTCCCACTGCCAGGGTCCACAGAGAGTACAACAGAGGGGCCAGCTCATTCACACGGAACAGCTTCTCCGAGGTGCACAGACTCAACCCTAAAAGCAGGCAAAAAcagctgattttttttcagccaCAGGGCAGAGAATGATAAACAATAAATGACAACGATGTGTGATCAATATGGTTTCAGGTCTGCAGATAATCACTTCAATTATGGCGTCTTAATGTAAGTAAgatgaataaagttgaaatatacCTGTATGTGAATATCTGTGGTGACACAtacggcttctacacacagttgcgttccgtcaaagcatgccagtgggtgttcccgacagtagctatgcaaatgacttgaagtataccGGGTATAACGAGCGatgggagaaacgcgacgcaacggacacacaattcagttcggaaacagatgacgtgagcccatgtaaagtgaatgggatgcgtctccagcactgcaacgcacgcaactgtgtgtagaagccgatacatgtcttacatgtcaaccCTATTACATAAAAAAAGATCATTTGCAAACATACAGATTTTAACAGAGTAAAAATAGGACCCAGAGCCAACCTTCATTGTACAGGAAGAGTGGGAAGAGCCCCAGGAACATGAGAGGCTGTAGGTGGAACATGGTGTCAATTGGATTTTGAAGACCTGTCAACAGAAGAGcaatgttaataataataataataataataataataataataataacaacaacaacaacaacctgtCAACAAAAGAGCAATGTTAACCATGCTGACAGAGGGAAATGGCACCAATGCACATCACTGTAACAACAATGTCACAATGTTACAGAGTTTGGACTGGCGTAACAGGAAATAATGGTTAAAGATCTGGTAAAACTGGAATTAACTATTCTCTGTTCCTTGTGGGACAAAATATTACCCTGCCGCGCCTACATCACACCACACTCCAACCACGTTCTGGCACAGGGAACACAACATCTTCTCAAGTGTGGAACCCGGTTACTCACCCAGTTCTGCTTTCTGCATGAGGACCTGTGTGAGGGTCCAACGGATGCCACCAATAAAGGAGGCGAGGAGGACCATGATGAACCCTTCCAGGTTAAACTGGGTCGACTCGTACGTGAACATGAACAGACCCCCCGAAATGAGCAGGACCACCACAATGAGGAATGGATTCTGACAAACAGGGTagttacaaaataaaaaaaaaagacattcatCAAAAACATTCATTTATTTGATAAATCAGATGATTTCTGATTTctactaacacaaacacacaaacacacacacactttgatgcAGTGCCTTCAGGCAATATTGCCTTCACACATTTTAGGCTGTAACAGAAACCATCcatatacaaacatatacaactaCAACAGCTGATAATCTCCAAATACAACATTTATAACTCCAAACAGCAGCACATAACAGAAATGAACCTTATGACATTTGAAATTAGAGTAGGAGACACATTAACACTTTTTCTATCCTTTAATTTTTGTCCCATTAGGAAGACCAGCATCCCTGTTTTTAACCAgcataaattaattaaatgtaatttaatcAAAACACGAAAAGTTTAGCATAGCAACTCTGCCATAAACTCTCTGCCCAAATACAAGTTCATTAATCAGATGTAATATCACCTGCTGGCTATATGAGTTTCCTTAAACACATTTAGTAGACACAGTGATGACATATCTTACCGGCTCCTCAAGTTTAAAGAGAAGCGAGAACAGCAAGATGAAGAGGACAGCGGAAGACTTGGTCATTGTGTACCTGTGGAACATTGCAACACAAAACAAGACACATCAGACCTAGCTTGTTCAGTGAACTAAGATGCAAAATACAGGTATGTTCAGATGCCTTGTAAAAAACAtatctatttttttaatttctctgGAATTTGACTCGTAAATACTTTCTATCCTTCATGCACTCTCCAccttagaacacacacacacacacacacacacacacacacacacacacacacacacacacacacacacacttacttacaaACTGATGGTAATGAAGAGAAAGCTCCAGTTAGATAACCCAATGTCCAGCACAGTTGCCAGAGCTACAGCAGAAAAGAACAGCAGAGAGTAAGTAAAGGTACCGGTACATGTTTGCCAAATGCTTACACCATACAACGAATTTCACCCTGTCATGACAATCACAAATCTTATGAGTCATACTATTTTAGCATTTATGTTGCCATCATGTGAGGTTATCATTTatacaagaaaaaaacattgacaTGTATAAGCAGCACCACTTGAGGAGACCATTTTAGCATGCGTTTTGCGCAGTGTGCATACATTACAGAGGatgtattattatatttaatctTTAATCACTCAAATTAACACGATGGTAGAATAAACTATGTTTAGATAGAGcagcttttattttttaataaacttTCCAAATGTATACACTTAAAGTGCTGGAACTGATTACACCTACAAACATTTCATACAGGTATATATCATGGTTCATGGTCTAGCCTTCACTTTGTGGAAAACTAAAGCAATCACAGATAAGGCCTTTCAAGCCAGTCTGGACTTTGGGTTCAATGCAGCCCTACAGAATGATAAAACATGCACTGTGGCACTGAAAAAGACATATTCAGCGACCCTGTTGCTATGGTTACTGTGTCTTTTGTTTTGTGCTCAACAACTTTTGGAACTGAGGAGCATCTGAATTAGTAAAAGGCTGTCTTACCAGTAGGTGCCACTTTGTAGACGTAGTCTGACCAGTTAAGCATAACCCTTGGTTTACCCGTACAACATTGCATGGCAGAACGAGTCAAGGCAGAGAGACAAAATATTATGGTCAAGTGGACTAGGGTCATGAAGAGAGGAAAATGGAAGCCCTGGGAAACATGAATAGCAAGTTTAAGGGGAGAGCACTGCATACCAGTGATGGACAAATTAAAGTTATAGTTTGAGTCATGTGCAAGTGTTCCTATATTCTAGATGTAGATAGCTTGTACCTTAGCAAGACGCATAAATATGCAAAGCCTTACCTTCATGAGCCATTTGTTATAGAACGTGATTCCAATAGAGAAGACATAATAAAAAAGCACCAATCCTACGGTGCGAAGCGCACGGCATAGGAATTGTACGGGGAACGCCATAACGGCCCTCCTGTCAACCCTCTCTTGGAGGAGGGCTTCACTCAATGTGTATCATGGCTCCCAGTCCTTGAGTCCTTTACAGTGATCACACCTGGGGAAAGGACAGCCACGTCAACAAAGACAGGCAGTGTTTTGTATTGGGCGATAACTGTGTTGATAAGGTAGTCTCATCATGTTCAGCGTTGTACAACCACGCGCTACTAGTTCTGTGTGAGTTGAGACATGTGAGACATGTTTGTGCACAACTGCCTAACAGAGCCAACCAttctatataaattaaatatggcTGTAG from Alosa alosa isolate M-15738 ecotype Scorff River chromosome 4, AALO_Geno_1.1, whole genome shotgun sequence carries:
- the slc35c2 gene encoding solute carrier family 35 member C2; amino-acid sequence: MAFPVQFLCRALRTVGLVLFYYVFSIGITFYNKWLMKGFHFPLFMTLVHLTIIFCLSALTRSAMQCCTGKPRVMLNWSDYVYKVAPTALATVLDIGLSNWSFLFITISLYTMTKSSAVLFILLFSLLFKLEEPNPFLIVVVLLISGGLFMFTYESTQFNLEGFIMVLLASFIGGIRWTLTQVLMQKAELGLQNPIDTMFHLQPLMFLGLFPLFLYNEGLSLCTSEKLFRVNELAPLLYSLWTLAVGGSLAFGLGFSEFLLVSRTSSLTLSIAGIFKEVSTLLLAEVFMGDRMSLVNWLGFFVCLSGISLHVGLKTYYKAKAHSVRQLPCKEGPEIELPLLHREEEEEVYDEDEEQEILH